The Kosakonia sp. SMBL-WEM22 sequence TGGCCTGGCCGCTCTCGCTGGCGCTTGGCGCGATCCTGGCGCCCACCGATCCGGTGCTGGCAAGCCTGGTGGCGATCAACGACGCGCGCGATGATGACCAGCTGCGCATTGCGCTCTCCAGCGAGGCGGGGCTTAATGACGGCACCGCGCTCCCCTTCTTAATGCTGGCGCTGATTTGGTACAAAGCCGATGGCGTGCCGTCGGGCGAAGAGCTGCTGCACTGGCTGAGCATCGATCTGCTCTGGGCGCTGGTCGGCGGCTTGCTCATCGGCTACGGTCTGGGCCGACTGATTGGCCTGATAGCAACCCGTTCACGCCATAAACAGGGCGAAGTTGCGCCCAGCGACTTTATCGCGCTGGCGCTGATCTGCCTGAGTTTCGCGCTGGCCCAGTCCGTCGATGCCTCCGGTTTCCTCGCGGCCTTTGCTGCCGGGATTGGCCTGCGCAGCGCCGAAGTGAGCGTGCAGAAGCGCCACGGCGATCCCGAAGAGGAGGAGGATGTGCCAGCGGAGATGCAGGTTAACCCGCACCTGCGCCATGCGCTGGAGGAGCAGAACCCAATTAAATCCGTAGGCCTGGTGATTGGCGACGCTCTCTCTTTTGGCGATACCGTTGAGCGACTGCTGGCGGCACTGCTGGTAATTGTCCTTGGTGTTACCCTCTCGCATCACTGGGATGCACACGCGCTTGGGCTGGCCTTTGTGCTGTTTCTGGTGATCCGCCCGCTATCAGTGTTTATTGTGACGCTGCGCTCCGGCACCACATGGTTTCACCGCGCGAGCCTCGGCTGGCTCGGCATTCGCGGTATCGGCAGCCTTAACTATATTGCCTATGCCTATGTCCACGGTTTGCAAGGGGAGGATGGCAATATCGTCGCCCATATTGCTATCACTATTGTGACCCTGAGCGTGTTGCTGCACGGCATATCGGTGACGCCGCTATTAACGGTGCGCAATAAAAAACTGGCGCGCAAAGCGAAACGTTAAGCACCGCCCGGCAATCACTGCAAAAGCGTGGCAGAGTGGCCGCGGTTTTCCTGTAAACATTGATGAGGTTGCCTGTGACACCGATTGAGAGCTTCACGTCAGAAAAGGGGCTATGGATAAATAAACCGGCCCACGTTACACAGAGCGATGAGCAACTGCTGATGCGCACCGGGGCAAATACCGATTTTTGGGTCAAGACCTGGTACGGCTTTGAGCGGCACTCCGGCCATGCTTTTGGTTTTATGCTGGAGGGGGAGTTTACCCTTGAAGTGAAGATCGCCGCCGCGTTTGAACAGCTCTATGACCAGGCGGGGATCTTTATTGAAGCGTCCGAAACGCAGTGGGTAAAAAGCGGCATTGAGTATAACGATGGCGCGCCCGCCATTGGCTGTGTGGTGACGCAGGGGCAGTCTGACTGGTCGACCGGCGTTTTCCCGGGCGATGCGCGTGAGTTCTGGATGCGCGCGACGCTTGAGAAGCAGGCGTTACGCCTGCAATACTCCGCCGATGGTAAAACGTGGCCGCTGCTGCGGCTCTTTCCGTGGCAGGACAGCGGTCATCGCTTTGTTGGTGTGATGTGCTGCTCCCCGGAAAGAGCGGGGCTGGATGTGCGCTTCGAACAGCTTCGCATCACCCGCCCGCTCGGCAAAACGCTGCATGATTTGAGCTGACCCCAGGCAGCCTGCGCCGCCGGAGGTCTGCACCATCGTGCCTTAACGGCCCGTCGAGAGGGTTTGCAGCACTTTCAATTGCGCAACCGCTTCCTGCATCGCATCCATCCCGGCGGTCAGGGTGCGCAGGTTGCTCAGTTGTTTGGCGATGTTTTCCCGCTCCTGGCGTGTTTGCTGGCTCATCTCGGCGATGGCGTTAGCGGCAAGAATGCTACGCTCCGCCATATCGGTTGCGGTCTCCACCGTTTTGCTGGCGACTTCGCGGATATGCGAGATAGTGTTGACCGCATCGCTGATATTACTCGCCGTCGCTTCCGCCTGCTCTTTTGAGGAGTGCGCCAGACGGCGAACCTCCCCTGCTACCACCGCAAAACCGCGCCCCGCATCCCCCGCGCGCGCCGCTTCTACCGCCGCGTTGAGTGCAAGAATGTTGGTCTGGAAAGCGATGTTGCTGATGCCGTGGGTGATCACGCCGATGCCGTTGGAGATCTGCTCCAGCGAATCCAGCCCTTCGCCAAGACGCCCCTGCGCCCGCTGGCTTTCGGTGGCGATATCACTGATGCCGCGAATACTGCTTTCTGCCATTACCAGCGCTTCGCTCTGGCTCTGGGTTGCGGCCTCCAGCGCTGGCAGAGCCTGCACAATCGGCGCCAGCTCCTGCTGATAGTTCACAACACGGTCCAGCACGCGGGTCTGAATGCTGTTCAGCGCTTCCCAACGGCGCAGCGCGCGCTGGGCGTAGTGCGCGGCATAACCGGCATATTCAACCGGGAACTGCGTCATCGCTTTCACGTCATGGTTAAAGAAGACCAGCGCGGAGAGGGTCTGGTTAATCGGCACGCCGAGGATTTCGCCAAAGCTGGAGAAGCCCGCCGCCGGAATACCTTTAAAGAAGTGGGCATCGTGCAGCTGATCGCTGTTGCCCATACGCCGCAAAATACAGTCATTCATCATGATGGCGGCAGGTTTGCCTTTGCCAGTGATAAAGGTTTGCCAGTCGCGCAGCGTCGCCTGTTTAAAGTCGGTCTCCTGCATCAGGAACAGCCGATCGCCAAACTCCAGATCGCAGAAGAAGTGCACCATGCCGTGCTCAATTTTCGCCACCGAGCGGATGAAATACTCGTCACCCACTTTCACACCAAAGGTCAGCCCTTTCAGGCGCTCGCTTAGCTGCGACTCTTTACAGTTCAGGTGCTCGGCCAGCGCCTGGGTAAACGCCTTCTGTTGCCCCTGGCGGTCAAAGACTGAGGTTACCGTGCGAGAGATGGGATCGGCGTCGGCAATTAACCAACTCTGATCCAGCGGGGTAAAGTTCTGGCTCTTGAAGGGCGAGAAGGATTTGCCCTCCGCCATGCGGCAGAAAACAACCACCGCTTTGCCTTGTAATACGCGGTCACCGACGCCGATCCACGTGCCGTCAAAGGTCGCGCGACCGCCTGCCGATCCGCCAATCGCCAGGCACGGGAAGAGGCCGCTGTTATACCAGGCCTGCATGAAGAAGCCTTCCGAGGCGGAGAGCCCGTCGCAGTAGATCATCGCGAAGGTACGCTCAGCGGAGAGCGCCATGCGCGGTTTAATGGTGTTTAATTCGCGCTGAATGGCGCTAATACGCTGCGCGGCACTCTGGGTGTCATGCAGATGGAGATCGACAATGTGCGTCTCGTGCTCGGCGATAAGGCTATCCGGCAGCAGCAGGAAACTCCCCTCTTGCCCGTCGCCCGCGCAGTAGGTTGTCTGGCGACCGCTGGCGCTCAGCGCACCGTTTGAAGAGAGGGTAATCACCGTCAGATCGGCAGAGGTGAAACGCTGCCACGCCTGGCTGACACGGTGAAAATCTGCTTCGGGCGGCACGAAGGTCAATAAGATACCGGATGAGCGCGCGCCAAGACCCGCAGCCGGGAGAGAAGTTGGTAAATCCCGGCAGTCGAAAATGCCGTTGGCAGGTTGCGAGCCACCGGTCAGACGGGAACCCAACAAACCGCGACATAGTGATCTTACGAAAGCCATAATACTGTTTTCCTTAAAATAAAAATTTGCGCATGAAAAGCGCTTACTGGTGTTGTTAAAGGAGGGCTAAAAGCAGATCCGTCGCGATCAGAACTCATAAAAAAAAGAGAATTACGCCCCTACGTAATTGAAGGAGACGCTAAGACGTTATCGTCAATTTGCCCTAAAGCTTCACTAATCGGTGCAATAGGCAGAACTATTCCGCACAAAATTGGTTACGAGTGAAGCAGATAGCGTTTTAAATATTTGCCTTCATTTACTAATGGCTTGCTTAATGCCCGATACTATTCGCCAACTAATAAAATCATTACCCTCGTGTATTATGGGCCTATCATTACTTTATAAGTTAATACTCAGACTACCCATTTTCATGGGATGTTTGCTGTGGCAGTTTAATTCCCCCTGTTAAGTAGTTAGCATGTACGCCACGCGTATTTATAATCACCTAAGGATTAATCGTGCATAACGATTACAACGGAAACAGCCATATCAGCGAGTTTGAGCGCGATGAGGCAAACCGCAGGATAGCGGCGCATAGTCCCCATGCCGCCGCTGCAGGACCGGCGGCTGTAAGTGTAGTTATGATTTTACTGCTTGCCGCTTTTTCGCTTTTCGCGCTGCTCTTTTTTGCCGTAAAAGCTTTTCTTACGCGCGGTGCGCCGAAATTATGGCCGGGCTCTGCCGCACGTGCGCTGAAATTATTCCTGCTGTATGAGTTTCTTTTTTATCTTTTCACTATGCTGGCCTCCTGGTGGTATGCGTTTATTTATGCCATCTCAGCTACGCTGCCAATTCCACAGCTCTTCTCCTGGATCGCTTTGGCACGATTTTGGCTTTATCAGCAAATAAATACCCAATTGCTTTACTCCATTAATGTGGGGCAATTAGAAGTGCATTATCTGACGCTGCTGTGCATAAACAGTCTGTCGATAATTATTTGGTTGTTACTCGCTAAAACGCTGGCAACCTTTCAGCCCCATCTGAAGTGGTTCCGTTTTACAGATGCCACTGGCCTGCGCATCAACTGGCTACGAGTGATGAAGGTTCACATGATCACCTCTCTGCTCTTCTGGAGCGTGGTGATGTTCTTTAGCTAACCCCGGCCAGAGAGTGCGCAGTTAACTGCCCCTGCCCACTGTGAGACTGGCTTTTTGTTAACAATCACGTTATAAACCCTGAACGCAGATGTTTAGACGTCCATACGTTTAGAGGGTTGTATGCAAAATCAGCAGGATCAGGCGCAGGGGCAGCTTAAGCGCACCATGAAGACCCGCCACTTAATTATGCTGTCGCTGGGCGGCGTCATTGGCACCGGGTTGTTTTTTAATACGGGTTATATCATCTCAACGACCGGTGCCGCCGGCACGCTGTTAGCCTATCTGATTGGCGCGCTGGTGGTCTGGCTGGTGATGCAGTGCCTCGGTGAACTTTCTGTAGCGATGCCGGTTACCGGCGCGTTTCATGTCTATGCCGCGCGCTACCTTGGCCCGGCAACCGGCTATACCGTGGCCTGGCTCTACTGGCTGACGTGGACAGTGGCGCTGGGCTCGAGCTTTACCGCCGCCGGATTCTGCATGCAGTACTGGTTCCCGCATGTTCCGGTCTGGACATGGTGCGTCATCTTCTGCGTGGCGGTTTTCGCCCTTAACGTCGTCTCGACGCGCTTTTTCGCCGAAGGGGAGTTCTGGTTCTCGCTGGTAAAAGTGATCACCATCATTGCTTTTATTCTGCTTGGCGGCGCGGCGATCTTTGGCTTTATCCCGATGCAGGATGGCTCCGCCGCGCCCGGTCTTGCCAATATCACCGCTGAAGGGTGGTTCCCCCACGGTGGCCTGCCGATTTTGATGACCATGGTGGCGGTGAACTTTGCCTTTTCCGGTACCGAGCTGATTGGCATCGCCGCAGGCGAAACGCAGAACCCGCAGCAGGTGATTCCGGTCGCCATTCGCGCCACTATCGTGCGTTTGATTCTCTTTTTTATCGGCACCGTCTTTGTGCTGGCGGCGCTGATCCCGATGCAGCAGGCAGGCGTCGAGAAGAGCCCCTTCGTGGTGGTGTTCGAGAAGATCGGCATCCCTTATGCCGCCGATATTTTTAACTTTGTTATCCTGACGGCGATCCTCTCGGCGGCTAACTCGGGGCTGTATGCCTCCGGGCGCATGCTCTGGTCGCTCTCAAACGAGAAGACGCTGCCGCGCTGCTTTATGCGCGTCACCAAAAACGGCGTGCCGCTGACGGCGCTCTCCGTCTCTATGCTGGGCGGTGTACTGGCGCTGCTCTCCAGCGTCATCGCTCCCGATACGGTGTTTGTCGCGCTGTCGGCGATCTCCGGTTTCGCCGTGGTGGCCGTGTGGCTCAGTATCTGTGCGGCGCACTTTGTCTTTCGCCGCCGCCATTTGCAGTCCGGCAAGTCGCTTGCGGATCTGCACTACCATGCGCCATGGTACCCACTGGTGCCGATCGCCGGTTTCCTGCTCTGCCTGCTGGCGTGCGTCGGCCTGGCGTTCGATCCCGACCAGCGCATTGCGCTCTACTGCGGGTTGCCCTTTGTAGCCCTGTGCTATGGTGCTTACTGGCTGACCCATCATGAAAAAGCGAAGGAGAGTGAACATGTCGCGCCCTAACCCCCTGAACGCGCTGCTGGAGAAGCAGCCCTTTATTGTGCTCGATGGCGCGATGGCAACGGAGCTTGAAGCGCGCGGCTGTAACCTTGCCGATAACCTCTGGTCCGCCAAAGTGCTAATGGAAGCGCCGGAGCTGATCCGCGATGTGCATCTCGACTATTTCCGTGCCGGTGCGCAGATAGCGATAACTGCCAGCTACCAGGCAACACCGCTCGGCTTTGCCGCACGCGGCCTGGATGAGGCGCACTCGCGCGCGTTGATTAGCAAAAGCGTTGAGCTGGCGCAGGCGGCGCGTGATGCCGCGCTGGCGGAAAACCCGCAGGCCGGGCCGCTGCTGGTAGCGGGATCCGTTGGGCCCTATGGCGCGTATCTGGCAGATGGGTCGGAGTATCGCGGCGACTATATTCGCACCGCTGAGGAGTTTACGGATTTTCATCGCCCGCGCATTGAGGCGCTATTAGCGGCGGGCGCCGATTTGCTGGCCTGCGAAACGCTCCCCTCGTTTGCGGAGATAAAAGCGCTGGCTGCACTGTTGCAGACCTGGCCTGAGGCGCACGCATGGTTCTCGTTTACGTTGCGCGACGCGCACCATTTAAGCGACGGAACGCCACTTGCAGAGGTGGTGAAGGTGGTGGAAGCGACGCCGCAGATTGTGGCGCTCGGCATTAACTGCATTGCGCTGGATAAGACCAACGATGCGCTGGAACATCTGCACAGCCTGAGCGCGCTGCCGCTGGTGGTCTATCCCAACTCAGGTGAGACCTACGACGCGGTAAGCAAAAGCTGGCATGCACACGGTGCAGCCTGCGACACGCTGGCCGGGCATCTGCCCACGTGGCTGGCCTCCGGGGCAAGGCTGATTGGCGGCTGCTGTCGCACAACGCCTGCAGATATTGCCGCCCTGCACCACTGTTGTACGAAATGATCGTCCCCCTGCGGTGGCTAGCGTGAACGCCAGCGTTGATATCCCCAGCTCAGCGCGCCGTTAATGATAAGCCTGCCGCCGCAGGCCGGATAACCGGGCGGATCGACCGCAATGTTGCGCATTGAAGGGAAGATATCGAAACGCTGGAATATGGCCGCCAGCCGTTGATGCGCCGGGTTCAGATCCGGCAGCGAAAACCACACCAGTTCGCCAAGTGAGCGCTCAAGCCACTCCTCTACCTCCCCCTCTTCGCTGACGGGACTCCTCAGCGCCGGACTTTGCGCCATCGTCTGTAGTTCAGCATAGTGACGGATACGCCAGCCGCAAAACTCCAGCGTTTCGCCTGCGTAATAGAGCCCATCCAGATATTCGCTCTCATCGCGGCTTAATGTTTCCGCTTGCGCCTCGGTCAGGCTATCCAATAAGAATCGCGCGGCAAGGGTCGGCAAGTTATGCACCACAACCCCCGGATGCTCGCCACTCCCGCCGCCCAGCACCAGGTTTTGCGGCGTGGCGCTGAAGTCATACGCTCCCCAGCTGCCGTCGCCCTTGATGGTTTCCAGCGGGTGGTAGATCGGCAGGTAGCCAAGGGTGCCGATTATTTCGTGGTCAAAGCCGTCGATATAGCTCATACAGATCCTTTTGCGTGATCAATAATTAACTGAACTCATGGCTCATGCTATAAATTATTGCCCACAATGTCATGAGCGCCATGATATTTATTGCGTAGTTATTAATATGAGTTCATTTGCTGAGTCATAACAAAGAATTTTTTTATAATTTGGCACAACGACGCCATTATTTACTGAGCACAAAAACATGTAGTT is a genomic window containing:
- a CDS encoding DUF1349 domain-containing protein, which produces MRLPVTPIESFTSEKGLWINKPAHVTQSDEQLLMRTGANTDFWVKTWYGFERHSGHAFGFMLEGEFTLEVKIAAAFEQLYDQAGIFIEASETQWVKSGIEYNDGAPAIGCVVTQGQSDWSTGVFPGDAREFWMRATLEKQALRLQYSADGKTWPLLRLFPWQDSGHRFVGVMCCSPERAGLDVRFEQLRITRPLGKTLHDLS
- the mmuP gene encoding S-methylmethionine permease; translated protein: MQNQQDQAQGQLKRTMKTRHLIMLSLGGVIGTGLFFNTGYIISTTGAAGTLLAYLIGALVVWLVMQCLGELSVAMPVTGAFHVYAARYLGPATGYTVAWLYWLTWTVALGSSFTAAGFCMQYWFPHVPVWTWCVIFCVAVFALNVVSTRFFAEGEFWFSLVKVITIIAFILLGGAAIFGFIPMQDGSAAPGLANITAEGWFPHGGLPILMTMVAVNFAFSGTELIGIAAGETQNPQQVIPVAIRATIVRLILFFIGTVFVLAALIPMQQAGVEKSPFVVVFEKIGIPYAADIFNFVILTAILSAANSGLYASGRMLWSLSNEKTLPRCFMRVTKNGVPLTALSVSMLGGVLALLSSVIAPDTVFVALSAISGFAVVAVWLSICAAHFVFRRRHLQSGKSLADLHYHAPWYPLVPIAGFLLCLLACVGLAFDPDQRIALYCGLPFVALCYGAYWLTHHEKAKESEHVAP
- a CDS encoding cation:proton antiporter, yielding MSYLMWMAATGGLLLLMSLSYGWISRVPIPVFGLYLVVGIICGPWEMGVLNIDIEANAELIRRVSEIAMAASLFITGLKIRLPLTSPYWKMGIKLALPAMLLTIGGITVAAHYLLDLAWPLSLALGAILAPTDPVLASLVAINDARDDDQLRIALSSEAGLNDGTALPFLMLALIWYKADGVPSGEELLHWLSIDLLWALVGGLLIGYGLGRLIGLIATRSRHKQGEVAPSDFIALALICLSFALAQSVDASGFLAAFAAGIGLRSAEVSVQKRHGDPEEEEDVPAEMQVNPHLRHALEEQNPIKSVGLVIGDALSFGDTVERLLAALLVIVLGVTLSHHWDAHALGLAFVLFLVIRPLSVFIVTLRSGTTWFHRASLGWLGIRGIGSLNYIAYAYVHGLQGEDGNIVAHIAITIVTLSVLLHGISVTPLLTVRNKKLARKAKR
- a CDS encoding methyl-accepting chemotaxis protein, yielding MAFVRSLCRGLLGSRLTGGSQPANGIFDCRDLPTSLPAAGLGARSSGILLTFVPPEADFHRVSQAWQRFTSADLTVITLSSNGALSASGRQTTYCAGDGQEGSFLLLPDSLIAEHETHIVDLHLHDTQSAAQRISAIQRELNTIKPRMALSAERTFAMIYCDGLSASEGFFMQAWYNSGLFPCLAIGGSAGGRATFDGTWIGVGDRVLQGKAVVVFCRMAEGKSFSPFKSQNFTPLDQSWLIADADPISRTVTSVFDRQGQQKAFTQALAEHLNCKESQLSERLKGLTFGVKVGDEYFIRSVAKIEHGMVHFFCDLEFGDRLFLMQETDFKQATLRDWQTFITGKGKPAAIMMNDCILRRMGNSDQLHDAHFFKGIPAAGFSSFGEILGVPINQTLSALVFFNHDVKAMTQFPVEYAGYAAHYAQRALRRWEALNSIQTRVLDRVVNYQQELAPIVQALPALEAATQSQSEALVMAESSIRGISDIATESQRAQGRLGEGLDSLEQISNGIGVITHGISNIAFQTNILALNAAVEAARAGDAGRGFAVVAGEVRRLAHSSKEQAEATASNISDAVNTISHIREVASKTVETATDMAERSILAANAIAEMSQQTRQERENIAKQLSNLRTLTAGMDAMQEAVAQLKVLQTLSTGR
- the mmuM gene encoding homocysteine S-methyltransferase, translated to MSRPNPLNALLEKQPFIVLDGAMATELEARGCNLADNLWSAKVLMEAPELIRDVHLDYFRAGAQIAITASYQATPLGFAARGLDEAHSRALISKSVELAQAARDAALAENPQAGPLLVAGSVGPYGAYLADGSEYRGDYIRTAEEFTDFHRPRIEALLAAGADLLACETLPSFAEIKALAALLQTWPEAHAWFSFTLRDAHHLSDGTPLAEVVKVVEATPQIVALGINCIALDKTNDALEHLHSLSALPLVVYPNSGETYDAVSKSWHAHGAACDTLAGHLPTWLASGARLIGGCCRTTPADIAALHHCCTK